The nucleotide window GAGAAGATGCGCCGGCTGATGCACTATGGGCAGGTCATGCAGAGCCATGTGCTTCATTTCTTTCATCTCGCAGCTCCCGACCTTTTGTTCGGCTTCGGAGCGCCTGCCGAAAAGCGCAATATTTTTGAAGTTCTGAAAGAGCAGCCTGAACTGGGCAAACGCGCTGTTCTGATGCGGAAATACGGCCAGGAAATCATCGAGGCGACGGCTGGCAAGAAGGTGCACGGAACGGGTGCCATTCCGGGTGGGATCAATCGCAATCTGCCGCTCGAAAGACGCGACCATTTCTTGTCGAATGTCGACGAGATGATTGAATGGTGTCAGGACGCGGTGAAGCTTGCGCGCGACTACACACTTGAAAACGAGGACCTTGTTTCCGAGTTCGGGTCCTTCCCATCCAATTACATGTCGATTGTGAGAGAGAGCGACGGAGCCCTGGATCTTTATCATGGCACTTTGCGGGCCTTGAGTTCGACCGGCGATACGATCTTCGATCAGGTGCCCTACACCAGATATCACGAGCTGATTGTCGAGGATGTCCGCTCCTGGTCTTACATGAAGTTTCCGTTCATCAAGGAGTTGGGTCCTGACGTCGGTTGGTACCGGGTTGGTCCGCTTGCCCGTATGAACACGGCAAGTTTCATCGACACGCCGTTGGCGGACGCTGCCCACAAGGAACTGAAAGCCGTCACGAGCGGAACACCAAACAATTCCACGCTCGCCAATCACTGGGCCCGAATGATCGAGGTCCTCCACTGTGTCGAAAAGATCCGTGAGCTTTTGCACGATCCGGATCTGCAGGGCACGGACCTGATCGCCAAGGGGGACAGGCGCGAAGAAGGTATCGGTGTTATCGAAGCCCCGCGCGGTAATCTCATTCACCACTACAAGGTCGATGAGCACGACCAGGTGACCTATTGCAACCTGATCGTTTCCACCACGCACAACAATGAAGGCATGAACCGGGCGGTAAAAGATGTCGCCGTCAAACATCTATCGGGCAAGGAACAGATCACGGAAGGTCTCCTGAACCATGTTGAGGTTGCCGTGCGGGCGTATGATCCATGCCTGTCATGCGCGACGCATGCACTCGGTCAAATGCCGCTGCAGGTGGAGCTGTTCGATGCTGATGGCGGTCTGGTCGACTGTAGGTCTCAATGCATATGAGAAATGAAAAACACTTGCGGTCATTCTTCCAGATGAGCCCTCAGAGGCAAGCAACATACGGTTGGCAATCCATTTTTCGACCGTCCGGAGCGGGATAGCGCGATGATCCTGATTGGCT belongs to Roseibium porphyridii and includes:
- a CDS encoding Ni/Fe hydrogenase subunit alpha, producing MTEPRMIEISPVTRVEGHGKVTIHLNAENEVDEARLHIVEFRGFERFIRGRLMWEVPVIVQRLCGICPVSHHLAAAKAMDMIAGVDQLTPTGEKMRRLMHYGQVMQSHVLHFFHLAAPDLLFGFGAPAEKRNIFEVLKEQPELGKRAVLMRKYGQEIIEATAGKKVHGTGAIPGGINRNLPLERRDHFLSNVDEMIEWCQDAVKLARDYTLENEDLVSEFGSFPSNYMSIVRESDGALDLYHGTLRALSSTGDTIFDQVPYTRYHELIVEDVRSWSYMKFPFIKELGPDVGWYRVGPLARMNTASFIDTPLADAAHKELKAVTSGTPNNSTLANHWARMIEVLHCVEKIRELLHDPDLQGTDLIAKGDRREEGIGVIEAPRGNLIHHYKVDEHDQVTYCNLIVSTTHNNEGMNRAVKDVAVKHLSGKEQITEGLLNHVEVAVRAYDPCLSCATHALGQMPLQVELFDADGGLVDCRSQCI